The following are from one region of the Corylus avellana chromosome ca1, CavTom2PMs-1.0 genome:
- the LOC132162444 gene encoding putative disease resistance protein RGA4, translating into MAEQILFGIAQRIIETLGSLAAKEIGLLWGFENELQSLSNTVSTIEAVLLDAEEQQAAGNHQVTLWLRKLEDAIYDADDLLDVVSTEALRRQVMTHHKKAKQVRIFFSNSNQLVYRLKMAHKIKAIRKRLDAIDADRQSFHLEVRHVETRVNRGNTHSFVRAEAVIGRNDDKKAVIDRLLLDSNVEANVSILPIVAIGGLGKTTLAQLIFNDEQIQKHFQLKMWVCVSDPFYVKNIVEKIIEAATKTKPGTGEMDTLVGNLKEKIDGKKYLLVLDDVWNDDHGKWFELKEVLMGGARGSRILLTTRSEIVARISGTVQSYFLRGLEEHASWSLFKQMAFERGQEPEENSRIVAIGREILAKCSGVPLAIRTIGSLLRIKNSEAEWLAFKKNELTKISQNENDILPTLKLSYDHLPSHLKHCFAYCSLYPKDYQFNKSTMIKLWIAQGFVKSSDQNPCLEDVGHEYFMDLLWRSFFQEAEMDEFGSLFRCKMHDLMHDLAISVAGSMIATLDDDKERNVAEKTRHVSIVGCGINTSSITTSLSKASSMRTFLYRSTSAKFGGESDIEAIFSTSKLLRVLVLDGIIFNFLPSSIGKLKHLRFLDFSLNRNLKKLPNSITMLQNLQTLILSYCWKLEELPRDIKKLVNLRHLEIEECNKLAYMPRGLGQLTNLQTLSKFVVYKDPLFRHSSELKELNGLNNLRGRLIIENLRHGKDATSECKAANLKEKQHLLSLDLQWSIKEGVIASDDIVDDEVLLEVLQPHPNLKRLRLQGNYGARLPIWLSSLTNLVRFELGGFTKCQYLPPLNQLPSLKVLRLDQMDALEYISSGSGDSNEFSSFFPSLKEIILFLCPNLKGWWRRRDSSVEVNSDSHNFVEITEHPLLPSFPRLSILAIWNCPMLTSMPMFPHLEEVLVLNNTSTKPLQQTMMMNMATPQSPTSTATASSSSTPLSKLKSMLLNSIEDLETLPEEWLQNLTSLEYLNIKNCNRLNSLSPGIQHLTALQDLVLSNCRELELANDEDEMQWKGLKSLLSLGFTELPKLVSLPLGLQHATTLQSLKISNCENLTAIPEWIHNCTSLQVLEIDECSSLTSLPEGMRSLTSLQTLKIHNCPHLTAKM; encoded by the coding sequence ATGGCAGAACAAATTCTCTTCGGCATTGCCCAGCGAATCATTGAGACTTTAGGCTCATTGGCTGCCAAAGAGATCGGACTTCTCTGGGGCTTCGAAAATGAGCTTCAAAGCCTGAGTAACACCGTTTCAACAATCGAAGCTGTGCTTCTGGATGCAGAGGAGCAACAGGCTGCTGGGAACCATCAAGTCACACTTTGGCTCAGAAAGCTCGAAGATGCCATTTATGATGCGGATGACTTGCTGGATGTTGTTTCCACTGAAGCTCTACGAAGGCAAGTAATGACCCATCATAAGAAGGCCAAACAGGTACGTATTTTCTTTTCCAACTCAAACCAGCTTGTTTATCGTCTTAAAATGGCCCATAAGATTAAGGCCATCAGAAAGAGGTTAGATGCCATCGACGCAGATAGGCAAAGTTTCCACTTGGAAGTACGCCATGTGGAGACACGTGTCAACAGGGGTAACACTCATTCTTTTGTACGTGCGGAAGCAGTTATTGGTCGGAACGATGATAAGAAAGCTGTTATAGATCGTTTGCTGCTGGACTCCAACGTTGAAGCCAATGTTTCAATTCTTCCAATTGTTGCCATTGGTGGATTAGGAAAGACTACACTCGCTCAACTCATTTTTAATGATGAGCAAATTCAAAAGCATTTTCAGCTCAAAATGTGGGTGTGTGTCTCTGATCCcttttatgttaaaaatattgttgaaaaaATCATTGAAGCTGCAACAAAGACGAAGCCTGGAACTGGTGAAATGGATACGTTGGTAGGTaatcttaaagaaaaaatcgATGGAAAGAAATACTTGCTCGTGTTAGATGATGTGTGGAATGATGATCATGGAAAATGGTTTGAATTGAAAGAAGTGTTGATGGGTGGTGCTAGAGGCAGTAGAATATTACTGACTACACGCAGTGAAATCGTTGCAAGGATTAGCGGGACAGTTCAATCATATTTCTTAAGGGGTTTAGAAGAACACGCCTCATGGTCTCTATTTAAGCAGATGGCATTTGAGAGAGGACAGGAGCCGGAGGAGAATTCAAGAATCGTAGCAATTGGGAGGGAGATCTTAGCAAAGTGTTCAGGTGTCCCGTTAGCCATAAGGACAATTGGAAGTTTACTACGCATAAAAAATTCAGAAGCAGAGTGGTTGGCATTTAAGAAGAATGAACTCACAAAAATATCTCAGAATGAAAATGACATCTTACCAACTCTCAAGCTAAGTTATGATCATCTTCCTTCACATTTGAAGCACTGTTTTGCATATTGCAGTTTGTATCCAAAAGATTACCAGTTTAATAAATCAACTATGATTAAGCTTTGGATAGCACAAGGGTTTGTCAAGTCATCGGACCAGAACCCATGCTTGGAAGATGTTGGTCAtgagtattttatggatttactTTGGAGATCATTCTTTCAAGAAGCTGAAATGGATGAGTTTGGTAGCTTATTTAGatgcaaaatgcatgacctCATGCATGATCTTGCCATTTCAGTGGCAGGATCGATGATTGCCACATTAGATGATGATAAGGAGAGAAACGTTGCTGAAAAAACTCGTCATGTATCAATTGTTGGTTGCGGTATCAATACTTCATCAATTACAACCTCATTGAGTAAAGCAAGTAGTATGCGAACATTTCTTTATCGTTCAACTTCCGCCAAATTTGGAGGTGAGTCAGATATTGAAGCAATTTTTTCAACATCCAAGTTACTGCGCGTGTTGGTTTTGGACGggataatttttaattttctgccCAGCTCTATTGGGAAGTTGAAGCATTtaagatttcttgatttttcctTAAACCGCAATCTCAAGAAGCTTCCCAATTCTATAACCATGttgcagaatttgcaaacactaaTACTCTCATATTGTTGGAAGCTTGAAGAATTGCCGagagacattaaaaaattagtcaatctCAGGCATCTTGAGATAGAAGAATGTAATAAGTTGGCTTATATGCCACGTGGGTTGGGGCAACTGACTAATCTTCAGACTTTATCAAAATTTGTGGTCTACAAGGATCCTCTCTTTAGGCATAGCAGTGAGTTAAAAGAACTAAACGGACTAAATAACCTGAGAGGAAGGTTGATTATTGAAAATCTGAGACACGGGAAAGATGCTACGTCAGAATGTAAGGCTGCAAATTTAAAGGAGAAACAACATCTTCTTTCTTTGGATTTACAGTGGAGTATCAAAGAAGGTGTCATTGCATCGGAcgatattgttgatgatgaagtGTTATTGGAAGTCCTCCAACCGCACCCAAATCTGAAACGGCTTCGTTTACAAGGCAATTACGGTGCAAGGCTTCCGATTTGGCTTTCGTCACTCACAAATCTTGTTAGATTTGAGTTAGGGGGGTTTACGAAATGCCAATATCTGCCTCCTTTGAATCAACTGCCTTCTCTCAAAGTTCTTCGTCTTGATCAAATGGATGCTCTGGAGTACATATCATCAGGCAGTGGTGATAGCaatgagttttcttcttttttcccatCTCTCAAGGAAATTATACTCTTTCTTTGCCCTAATCTTAAggggtggtggaggaggagggaTTCTTCTGTGGAGGTCAATAGTGATAGTCataattttgttgaaataaCGGAGCATCCTTTACTCCCTTCCTTTCCTCGTCTTTCAATATTAGCGATATGGAATTGCCCTATGTTGACTTCCATGCCAATGTTTCCACATCTTGAAGAAGTGTTGGTCCTTAACAATACTAGCACAAAGCCACTGCAACAgacaatgatgatgaatatggCAACACCGCAAAGTCCAACGTCAACAGCAACAGCCTCCTCTTCATCCACTCCTCTCTCAAAATTGAAGTCTATGCTACTGAATAGCATTGAGGATCTAGAAACTCTGCCAGAGGAGTGGTTGCAGAACCTCACTTCTCTCGAATATTTAAACATAAAGAACTGCAATAGATTAAATTCTCTCTCCCCAGGTATACAACATCTCACTGCCCTGCAAGACCTGGTTCTTTCTAATTGTCGTGAGCTTGAGCTAGCCAATGATGAGGATGAGATGCAATGGAAAGGCCTTAAGAGCCTCCTATCTTTGGGGTTTACAGAGCTTCCGAAATTGGTGTCTCTCCCGTTGGGGCTTCAACATGCAACCACTCTACAAAgcctcaaaatttcaaattgtgaaaaCTTGACGGCTATACCAGAGTGGATCCACAACTGCACATCACTTCAAGTGCTTGAAATTGATGAATGCTCCAGTTTGACATCACTGCCCGAAGGAATGCGTAGCCTAACGTCCTTGCAGACGCTGAAAATTCATAACTGTCCCCATCTTACTGCAAAGATGTGA
- the LOC132162413 gene encoding putative disease resistance protein RGA4, whose protein sequence is MAEQILFDTAQRIIETVGSMAAEEIGLLWGFENELQSLNNTVSTIEAVLLDAEEQHAAGNHQVTVWLRKLEDVIYDADDLLDVVSTEALRRQVMTHHKKAKQVRIFFSKSNQLVYRLKMAHKIKAMRERLDAIDADRQRFHLKLKLSHVETGAGGNRDRDNTHSYVCAEAVIGRENDKKAVIHRLLDSNVEDNVSILPIVAIGGLGKTALAQLIINDEQIQKHFQLKMWVCVSDSFQVKNIVEKIFEAATKKKPKTMEMDTLIGKLKEIIDGKKYLLVLDDVWNEDHEKWSRLKQVLMGGASGSRILVTTRSEIVARIVRTVESYPLRGLDKDDSWSLFKQMAFERGQEPEQNSSIVAIGREILAKCSGVPLAIRTIGGLLRIKNSEAEWLAFKKNELSKISQNENDILPTLKLSYDHLPSHLKHCFAYCSLYPKDYQFNKSRLIQLWIAQGFVNSSDKNQCLEYVGNEYFMDLLWRSFFQEAKIDEFGNIMECKMHDLMHDLAILVAGSIITTLDDDKERNVAEKTRHVSIVGYDINTSSITTSLSKASSMRTFLYHSTSYKFWGESDIEAIFSTSKFLRVLHLRIITFDFLPSSIGKLKHLRYLDFSLNRNLKKLPNSITMLQNLQSLILSFCTKLEELPRDIKKLVNLRHLDIEGCIELAYMPRGLGQLTNLQTLSKFVVYKDPLFRHSSGLKELKGLNDLRGHLDIENLRHGKFATSECKAANLKEKQHLHALDLRWSFKLGGVIALDDIFDDEVLLEVLQPHPNLKILRLQHNYGTRLPIWLSSLTNLVRFELEGCRKCQYLPPLNQLPSLKVVHLIEMDALEYISSGSGDSNEFSSFFPSLKEIRLDHCPNLKGWWRRRDSSVEVNGDSHNFVEITEHPLLPSFPRLSKLGILHCPLLTSMPMFPHLEELDLFDASSKPLQQTTMMNMAAPQSPTSTATTSSSSTPLSKLKYIELDFIEDLETLPEDWSKNLTSLESLRIQSCKRLNSLSPGIQHLTSVQDLELYNCHELELANDEDGMQWQGLKSLLSLKFSHLPKLVSLPLGLQHATTLQSLYISNCKNLTAIPDWIHNFTSLQELRINECASLTSLPKGIRSLTSLRWLKIEKCPAKMRVRRR, encoded by the coding sequence ATGGCAGAACAAATTCTCTTCGACACTGCCCAGCGAATCATTGAGACTGTAGGCTCAATGGCTGCCGAAGAGATCGGACTTCTCTGGGGCTTCGAAAATGAGCTTCAAAGCCTGAATAACACCGTTTCAACAATCGAAGCTGTGCTTCTGGATGCGGAGGAGCAACATGCTGCTGGGAACCATCAAGTCACTGTTTGGCTCAGAAAGCTGGAAGATGTCATTTATGACGCGGATGACTTGCTGGATGTTGTTTCCACTGAAGCTCTACGAAGGCAAGTAATGACCCATCATAAGAAGGCCAAGCAGGtacgtatttttttttccaaatcaaaTCAGCTTGTCTATCGTCTTAAAATGGCCCATAAAATTAAGGCCATGAGAGAGAGGTTAGATGCCATCGATGCAGATAGGCAAAGATTCCACTTAAAGTTAAAGCTAAGCCATGTGGAGACAGGAGCAGGAGGAAACAGGGACAGAGATAACACTCATAGTTATGTATGTGCGGAAGCAGTTATAGGACGAGAGAATGATAAGAAGGCAGTTATACACCGTCTGCTGGACTCCAACGTTGAAGACAATGTTTCAATCCTTCCAATTGTTGCCATTGGTGGATTAGGGAAGACTGCACTGGCTCAGCTCATAATCAATGACGAGCAAatccaaaaacattttcaactCAAAATGTGGGTGTGTGTCTCTGATTCCTTCCAAgttaaaaatattgttgaaaaaattttTGAAGCTgcaacaaagaagaaaccaaaaaccATGGAAATGGATACGTTGATAGGTAAACTTAAAGAAATAATCGATGGAAAGAAATACTTGCTTGTATTGGATGATGTGTGGAATGAGGATCATGAAAAATGGTCTCGCTTGAAACAAGTGCTGATGGGTGGTGCAAGCGGCAGTAGAATATTAGTTACTACCCGCAGTGAAATCGTTGCAAGGATTGTCAGGACTGTTGAATCATATCCCTTAAGGGGTTTAGACAAAGACGATTCATGGTCTTTATTTAAGCAGATGGCATTTGAGAGAGGACAGGAGCCGGAGCAGAACTCGAGCATCGTAGCCATTGGGAGGGAGATCCTAGCAAAGTGTTCTGGTGTTCCGCTGGCCATAAGGACAATTGGAGGTTTACTACGCATCAAAAATTCAGAAGCAGAGTGGTTGGCTTTTAAGAAGAATGAACTCTCAAAAATATCTCAGAATGAAAATGACATCTTACCAACTCTGAAGCTGAGTTATGATCATCTTCCTTCACATTTAAAGCACTGCTTCGCTTATTGTAGTTTGTATCCAAAAGATTaccaatttaataaatcaaGACTGATTCAGCTTTGGATAGCACAAGGGTTTGTCAACTCATCGGACAAGAACCAATGCTTAGAATATGTTGGTAAtgagtattttatggatttactTTGGAGATCATTCTTTCAAGAAGCTAAAATTGATGAGTTTGGTAACATAATGGaatgcaaaatgcatgacctCATGCATGATCTTGCCATTCTTGTAGCAGGATCGATTATCACCACATTAGATGATGATAAAGAGAGAAACGTTGCTGAAAAAACTCGTCATGTATCAATTGTTGGCTACGATATCAATACTTCATCAATTACAACCTCATTGAGTAAAGCAAGTAGCATGCGAACATTTCTTTATCATTCAACTTCCTACAAATTTTGGGGTGAGTCAGATATTGAAGCAATTTTTTCAACTTCCAAGTTCCTGCGCGTGTTGCATTTGCGCATAATAACTTTTGATTTTCTGCCCAGCTCTATTGGGAAGTTGAAGCATTTAAGATATCTTGATTTTTCCTTAAACCGCAATCTCAAGAAGCTTCCCAATTCTATAACCATGTTGCAGAATTTGCAATCACTAATACTCTCATTTTGTACTAAGCTTGAAGAATTGCCGagagacattaaaaaattagtcaatctCAGGCATCTTGATATAGAAGGATGTATTGAGTTGGCTTATATGCCACGTGGGTTGGGGCAGCTGACTAATCTTCAGACTTTATCAAAATTTGTGGTCTACAAGGATCCTCTCTTTAGGCATAGCAGTGGGTTAAAAGAACTAAAGGGACTAAATGACCTGAGAGGACACTTAGATATTGAAAATCTGAGACACGGGAAATTTGCTACGTCAGAATGTAAGGCTGCAAATTTAAAGGAGAAACAACATCTTCATGCTTTGGATTTACGGTGGAGTTTCAAATTAGGAGGTGTCATTGCTTTGGACGATATTTTTGATGATGAAGTGTTATTGGAAGTCCTCCAACCGCACCCAAATCTGAAAATACTTCGTTTACAACACAATTACGGTACAAGGCTTCCAATTTGGCTTTCGTCACTCACAAATCTTGTTAGATTTGAGTTAGAGGGGTGTAGGAAATGCCAATATCTGCCTCCTTTGAATCAACTGCCTTCTCTCAAAGTTGTTCATCTTATCGAAATGGATGCTCTGGAGTACATATCATCAGGCAGTGGTGATAGCaatgagttttcttcttttttcccatCTCTCAAGGAAATTAGACTCGATCATTGCCCTAATCTCAAggggtggtggaggaggagggaTTCTTCTGTGGAGGTCAATGGTGATAGTCataattttgttgaaataaCGGAGCATCCTTTACTCCCTTCCTTTCCTCGTCTTTCAAAATTAGGGATTTTGCATTGCCCTTTGTTGACCTCTATGCCAATGTTTCCACATCTTGAAGAGTTGGACCTGTTCGATGCTAGCTCAAAGCCACTGCAACAGACAACGATGATGAATATGGCAGCACCACAAAGCCCAACGTCAACAGCAACTACCTCCTCCTCATCCACTCCTCTCTCAAAATTGAAGTATATAGAGCTGGATTTCATTGAGGATCTAGAAACTCTGCCAGAAGATTGGTCAAAAAACCTCACTTCTCTCGAGTCTTTAAGGATACAGAGCTGCAAAAGGTTAAATTCTCTCTCCCCAGGTATACAACATCTCACTTCCGTTCAAGACCTGGAACTTTATAATTGTcatgagcttgagcttgccaatGATGAGGATGGAATGCAATGGCAAGGCCTTAAGAGCCTCCTATCTTTGAAGTTTTCACATCTTCCGAAATTGGTGTCTCTCCCGTTGGGGCTTCAACATGCGACCACTCTGCAAAGCCTCTACATTTCAAATTGTAAAAACTTGACGGCTATACCAGACTGGATCCACAACTTTACATCACTTCAAGAACTTCGAATTAATGAATGCGCCAGTTTGACATCACTGCCCAAAGGAATCCGTAGCTTAACGTCTTTGCGGTGGCTGAAAATTGAGAAGTGTCCTGCAAAGATGCGAGTGAGAAGGAGGTGA
- the LOC132172009 gene encoding disease resistance protein RGA2-like has product MHDLAISVAGSLITSFDVKGRNIEKKTRHVSFVGNDPHISSLCKASRIRTFLYFGGQGFGAKIDCDAIFSSFKLLRVLDMHLKNLDFVPSSIGKLKHLKYLDLSENGNIKKLPNSITKLQNLQTLKLSNCWNLEKFPRGIERLVNLRHLEIDGCRALTYMPRGLGQLTNLQTLSRFVVHTGSLSKHSGELKELNKLNKLAGELVIRDLRHEKDVASEYKAANLKEKQHLHSLHLWWNTQADVNDLNVNVDDEMLLEGFQPHPNLKQLSLVNYPGSRLSSWLLSLTNLVRFELWMCKKCQYLPPLSQLPSLKYLSLTMLDTLQYISNGGDSNEFSSSSSAPIPFFPSLKEIKIDLCPNLKGWWRRHSSEDINSDNDYSVQITAVTPMTEHHLFPSFPHLSTLQIWNCPMLTSMPMFPHLEGELVLWNASLKPLQQTMMMNMAALQSPTSIAIASSSSTPLSKLKYIKLNSITDLEILPEDLNSLESLTILNCNRIKSLSQGVQQFTALQYLHLCNCRELELANDEDGMQWQGLKSLISLEFTHLPKLVSLPLGLQHLTTLQKLEISNCENLTAIPEGIHNCTSLQVLEIGGCSSLTSLPEGMGRLTSLRRLKVEKCPILLQRCERETGEDWTKISHIPELDLRYPPQQKEKSNIHASSIA; this is encoded by the coding sequence ATGCATGATCTTGCCATATCAGTGGCAGGATCATTGATCACCTCATTTGATGTTAAGGGGAgaaacattgaaaagaaaactCGTCATGTATCATTTGTTGGTAATGATCCACATATTTCTTCATTGTGTAAAGCAAGTAGGATACGAACATTTCTTTACTTCGGTGGCCAAGGCTTTGGGGCTAAGATTGATTGTGATGCAATTTTTTCGAGTTTTAAATTGTTGCGTGTGTTGGATATGCATCtaaaaaatcttgattttgtgCCAAGCTCTATTGGTAAGTTGAAGCATTTAAAATATCTTGATCTTTCTGAAAACGGCAATATCAAGAAGTTGCCCAATTCTATAACCAAAttgcagaatttgcaaacactaaAACTCTCTAATTGTTGGAACTTAGAAAAATTTCCGAGAGGCATTGAAAGATTAGTCAACCTCAGACATCTTGAGATAGATGGATGTCGTGCTTTGACTTATATGCCACGTGGATTGGGGCAACTAACTAATCTTCAAACTCTATCAAGATTTGTGGTCCACACGGGTTCTCTTTCCAAGCATAGCGGTGAGTTAAAAGAACTAAACAAACTAAATAAGCTGGCAGGAGAGTTGGTCATTAGAGATTTGAGACATGAGAAAGATGTTGCGTCGGAATACAAGGCTGCAAATTTAAAGGAGAAACAACATCTTCATTCTTTGCATTTATGGTGGAATACTCAAGCAGATGTCAATGATTTGAATGTTAATGTTGATGATGAAATGTTATTGGAAGGCTTCCAACCGCACCCAAATCTGAAACAACTTTCCTTAGTAAACTATCCGGGTTCAAGGCTTTCGAGTTGGCTTTTGTCACTCACAAATCTTGTTAGATTTGAATTATGGATGTGTAAGAAATGCCAATATCTGCCACCATTGAGTCAATTGCCTTCTCTCAAGTATCTTTCTCTTACAATGTTGGATACTTTGCAGTACATATCAAATGGTGGTGATAGTAATgagttctcttcttcttcatcggCACCAATACCATTTTTTCCATCCTTGAAGGAAATCAAAATTGATCTTTGTCCTAATCTCAAGGGGTGGTGGAGGCGGCATTCTTCTGAGGACATCAATAGTGATAATGATTATTCTGTTCAAATAACTGCGGTAACACCGATGACGGAGCATCATTTATTCCCTTCATTTCCTCATCTTTCAACATTACAGATCTGGAATTGCCCTATGTTGACTTCCATGCCAATGTTTCCACATCTTGAAGGAGAGTTGGTCCTGTGGAATGCGAGCTTGAAGCCATTGCAACAAacaatgatgatgaatatggCAGCACTGCAAAGCCCAACGTCAATAGCAATAGCCTCCTCTTCATCCACTCCTCTCTCAAAATTGAAGTACATAAAATTGAATTCCATTACGGATCTCGAAATTCTACCAGAGGACCTCAATTCTCTCGAGTCTTTGACGATATTGAACTGCAATAGAATAAAGTCTCTCTCCCAAGGTGTACAACAATTCACTGCCCTCCAATACCTGCATCTTTGTAATTGCCGCGAACTTGAGCTAGCCAATGATGAGGACGGGATGCAATGGCAAGGCCTTAAGAGCCTCATCTCTTTGGAGTTTACACATCTTCCGAAATTGGTGTCTCTCCCGTTGGGGCTTCAACACTTGACTACTCTGCAAAAGCTTGAGATTTCAAATTGTGAAAACTTGACGGCCATACCAGAGGGGATCCACAACTGCACATCACTTCAAGTGCTTGAAATTGGTGGATGCTCCAGTTTGACATCGCTGCCCGAAGGAATGGGTAGGCTAACTTCTTTGCGAAGGCTAAAAGTTGAGAAGTGTCCCATCTTACTGCAAAGATGCGAGAGAGAAACGGGTGAAGATTGGACCAAGATTTCTCACATCCCAGAGTTAGACTTGCGGTATCCTCCTCagcaaaaagaaaagtcaaACATCCATGCATCTTCGATTGCTTAG